A genomic window from Ischnura elegans chromosome 10, ioIscEleg1.1, whole genome shotgun sequence includes:
- the LOC124166466 gene encoding proline-rich receptor-like protein kinase PERK9 translates to MAEVWNGSRNEVNFCLAPYYWGYAEDDSPSDMSFDDLVSALFNEAEALDLARRLPSHSPPPPLIPIPQIGRVEALDLTRRSSSHSPPPPLIPISRMGRSYDEETSSLPSTASAASGRSTPPPPISRLSRPSTTQPSPPRPTTQPATSPSLLAVQPPTLPAPQPTSQPLTSPSLPGAHSPTSPMPDTQPLAVTPQLEVESPASPPPDTEGLCSPSPPSSPEPTNPPPRSPSIVIQSPRSSEDDVQWIPSSHSRASSEAQVLDMPVLQSDGAHSASTSVIKSPMKRLSIDDEVPKKKVCRDPRGIRGKKNLHALL, encoded by the coding sequence ATGGCTGAGGTGTGGAATGGATCGCGGAACGAAGTTAACTTCTGTTTAGCTCCATACTACTGGGGGTATGCAGAGGATGATTCACCGAGTGATATGTCATTTGACGACCTCGTTTCGGCGCTGTTTAATGAGGCGGAGGCGCTTGATTTAGCGCGGAGATTGCCATCACATTCTCCACCGCCTCCGCTTATCCCCATTCCACAGATTGGACGGGTGGAGGCACTTGATTTAACGCGGAGATCGTCATCACATTCTCCACCGCCTCCACTTATCCCCATTTCGCGGATGGGGCGGTCTTACGACGAGGAGACATCATCTCTACCGTCCACAGCATCAGCAGCATCGGGGCGTTCAACACCACCACCGCCCATATCTCGCCTGAGCAGGCCATCCACAACTCAACCATCACCACCACGCCCTACAACTCAGCCGGCGACATCACCATCCCTGCTTGCGGTGCAACCCCCCACATTACCAGCACCGCAGCCGACCTCGCAACCGTTGACGTCTCCATCCCTGCCTGGAGCACATTCCCCCACATCTCCGATGCCGGATACTCAACCTCTTGCTGTAACACCACAGCTTGAAGTTGAGTCGCCCGCATCGCCACCACCCGATACCGAAGGTCTTTGCTCACCATCACCTCCATCATCCCCAGAGCCTACAAATCCACCGCCAAGATCTCCTTCCATTGTTATTCAGTCACCGAGATCATCGGAGGACGATGTGCAGTGGATCCCATCGTCACATTCGCGTGCGTCCTCGGAGGCTCAAGTTCTTGATATGCCTGTTTTACAAAGTGATGGAGCTCACTCAGCTTCTACGTCTGTTATAAAGTCACCTATGAAAAGACTCTCCATTGATGATGAGGTTCCGAAGAAAAAGGTGTGTAGAGATCCTcgggggataagagggaaaaaaaatttacatgcgCTTTTGTGA